From Vulpes vulpes isolate BD-2025 chromosome 7, VulVul3, whole genome shotgun sequence, one genomic window encodes:
- the LOC140599523 gene encoding adenylate cyclase type 1-like → MELEMADLDFFTLKYKQAEREHKHQLQDEYFTSAVVLALILTALFGLVYLPIIPHPCSFCSSAPSNPASSAPSAPSSYLFLHPCLLHRCLLCPFPPAPPPLPPLPLPPLALLSLLLLPLHPRPLRPFPSAPVPSTRQPPPGGLSALGLELQPQQDPGGPDTRRQEHTAVHCALRVCVPRPALRPVGTLPLAIFLRVSSLPKMILLLVLTASYILVLELSGYTRASGCNAVSGISFEPIMVILLFSCTLALHARQVDVLRLD, encoded by the exons ATGGAGCTGGAGATGGCAGACCTGGACTTCTTCACCCTGAAGTACAAGCAGGCTGAGCGCGAGCACAAG CACCAGCTCCAGGACGAGTATTTCACCAGTGCCGTTGTGCTGGCGCTCATCCTCACCGCCCTGTTCGGCCTCGTCTACCTTCCCATCATCCCGCA cccctgctccttctgctcctctgccccctccaacCCCGCCTCCTCTGCACCCAGCGCCCCCTCTTCCTATCTGTTCCTCCACCCCTGTCTCCTCCACCGctgcctcctctgccccttcccccccgcccctcctcccctgcctcctctgcccctgcctcctctggccctgctttctctgctcctcctcccccttcaccctcgccccctccgccccttcccctctgcccctgtcccctccaCTCGTCAGCCCCCTCCAGGTGGActgtctgccctgggcctggagctccagCCCCAACAGGACCCTGGTGGTCCTGACACCCGGCGGCAAGAGCACACTGCTGTCCACTGCGCCCTGCGAGTCTGTGTCCCGCGCCCTGCTCTGCGGCCTGTGGGCACGCTGCCACTGGCCATCTTCCTGCGAGTGTCCTCCCTGCCCAAAATGATCCTGCTCCTCGTGCTCACCGCGTCCTACATCCTGGTCCTGGAGCTCAGCGGCTACACCCGGGCCTCGGG GTGCAACGCGGTGTCCGGGATCAGCTTTGAGCCCATCATGGTTATCCTGCTATTCTCGTGCACGCTGGCCCTGCATGCCCGGCAGGTGGACGTCCTGCGGCTGGACTAG